A single genomic interval of Chloracidobacterium validum harbors:
- the polA gene encoding DNA polymerase I produces the protein MDAPAAEPRHRLFLVDAMAHIYRAYYAVRGLATKAGQPTNAVFGFTSILRKLQKVYAPEYLVVAMDSPAPSFRKGLFDAYKAHRAEMPADLQEQIPLIEEVCDALRIPRLRVDGYEADDLIGTLAQMATEQGLATVIVSNDKDMTQLVSDRTSLLRVDNKSGEFVLCNRSEVETWMGVPPERVVDVLALWGDSSDNIPGAPGIGEKGAVQIIRQFGSLDEALARHAEVSRKAYREALRDHQDTIRLAQRLVTICREAPVTLDLPAFRAQPPDAAACHALFTRLEFKALTAEFAKLLTTSDETPTPAPAASVTTSYQTLTTPTELRRAFDSAYARDHIAFHLEDLDGVFTRGSLSFGPGHGLRFERATLDAEATAALLEVLANGLVNKSCHDVKRALYLINCPPHGSAPTDQALDPTHAFRLESLTDDVCLAAYLLNPGVKAEQLALPALAETYLGSQAAADLDPADLVSRLRQALRPKLAAEELTAVYETMELPLAPVLYDLECAGIKIDPKPLAELETELRAELERLTAEIHALAGSSFNINSPQQVADVFERLNYETSKKTATGKISTSADVLEELAEKYDLPKLILEYREHEKLLNTYVTVLPRLVNPATGRLHTTFTQTVTATGRLSSVRPNLQNIPIRTEMGRRTRRAFIAEEGHLLISADYSQIELRLLAHITEDARMTAAFQAGEDIHERTARDVFGAQTPDALRDMRRLAKATNFGIAYGVGAYGLARNVGIGRKEAKKAIDAYFAAYPGIKRYMDETPEHARRTGVVRTLYGRLRRMPDLQSRNFTLRARAEREAINAPIQGTAADLMKLAMIEVANRLPQAFPQARLVLQVHDELLLEAPAADAPGVADLVKSSMEGVAKLRVPLTVEARIGANWLEAK, from the coding sequence ATGGATGCTCCTGCCGCCGAGCCACGCCACCGGTTGTTTCTGGTTGACGCCATGGCGCACATCTATCGCGCCTACTACGCCGTGCGCGGCCTGGCGACCAAGGCCGGGCAACCGACCAATGCCGTCTTTGGCTTCACCTCGATCCTGCGCAAGCTACAGAAGGTCTATGCGCCGGAGTACCTCGTGGTCGCCATGGATTCACCGGCGCCGTCGTTCCGCAAGGGCCTGTTTGACGCCTACAAGGCGCACCGAGCCGAGATGCCGGCCGACCTTCAGGAGCAAATCCCACTCATTGAAGAGGTCTGCGACGCGCTGCGGATTCCCCGCCTGCGGGTGGATGGCTACGAAGCCGACGATCTGATCGGCACGCTCGCCCAGATGGCCACCGAACAGGGACTGGCAACCGTCATCGTCAGCAATGACAAGGACATGACGCAACTCGTCAGCGACCGGACAAGCCTTCTGCGGGTGGATAACAAGTCCGGCGAGTTTGTCCTGTGCAACCGCTCGGAGGTCGAAACCTGGATGGGCGTTCCACCGGAGCGCGTCGTGGATGTGCTGGCGCTGTGGGGCGACAGCTCCGACAACATCCCCGGCGCGCCCGGCATTGGAGAAAAGGGCGCCGTGCAAATCATTCGCCAGTTTGGCTCGCTCGATGAAGCCCTGGCCCGCCATGCCGAGGTTTCGCGCAAAGCCTACCGCGAAGCCCTGCGCGACCATCAGGACACCATCCGGCTCGCGCAACGCCTCGTGACCATTTGCCGGGAAGCGCCGGTTACGCTTGACCTCCCTGCCTTCCGCGCGCAACCGCCAGATGCAGCCGCCTGCCATGCGCTGTTTACTAGGTTGGAGTTCAAGGCGCTCACGGCAGAGTTTGCCAAACTGCTCACCACATCCGACGAAACACCAACCCCGGCTCCGGCGGCCAGCGTGACGACGAGCTACCAAACGCTCACCACCCCCACCGAACTCCGGCGCGCGTTCGATAGCGCCTACGCCCGTGACCACATCGCCTTTCACCTCGAAGACCTGGACGGCGTTTTCACCCGCGGCAGCTTGTCGTTCGGGCCGGGGCATGGGCTGCGCTTTGAACGTGCTACCCTCGATGCCGAAGCAACGGCCGCGCTGCTGGAAGTCCTCGCCAACGGACTCGTCAACAAGTCCTGCCATGACGTGAAGCGGGCGCTGTACCTCATCAACTGTCCACCTCACGGCAGCGCCCCCACCGACCAGGCCCTGGACCCAACCCACGCCTTTCGCCTGGAAAGCCTGACGGACGACGTTTGCCTGGCGGCTTACCTGCTCAATCCCGGCGTGAAAGCCGAACAACTTGCGCTTCCGGCGCTGGCCGAAACCTACCTAGGATCACAGGCCGCCGCCGACCTTGACCCGGCCGACTTGGTCAGTCGGCTCCGCCAAGCGTTGCGTCCGAAGCTGGCAGCGGAAGAACTGACCGCCGTTTACGAAACCATGGAGCTGCCGCTGGCGCCGGTGCTCTACGACCTGGAATGCGCCGGCATCAAAATTGACCCAAAGCCGCTGGCCGAACTCGAAACCGAACTCCGCGCCGAACTGGAGCGCCTGACGGCTGAGATTCACGCGCTGGCCGGCAGTTCCTTCAACATCAACTCACCGCAGCAAGTGGCCGACGTCTTTGAACGGCTCAACTACGAAACGTCAAAGAAAACCGCGACCGGCAAAATCTCGACCAGCGCCGATGTCCTCGAAGAACTGGCCGAGAAATACGACCTGCCCAAGCTCATCCTCGAATACCGGGAACACGAAAAACTGCTCAACACCTACGTGACCGTGCTGCCGCGCCTAGTCAACCCTGCGACCGGACGGCTGCACACAACCTTTACCCAGACGGTGACGGCAACCGGGCGGCTCTCATCGGTGCGTCCAAACTTGCAGAACATTCCCATTCGGACCGAGATGGGACGGCGAACTCGGCGGGCATTCATTGCCGAGGAGGGACACCTGCTGATTTCGGCCGATTACTCACAAATCGAGCTCCGGCTGCTGGCCCACATCACCGAAGACGCCCGCATGACGGCCGCGTTTCAGGCCGGGGAGGATATTCACGAACGGACGGCACGCGACGTTTTCGGCGCGCAGACGCCCGATGCGTTACGCGATATGCGCCGTCTGGCCAAGGCAACCAACTTTGGCATTGCCTACGGGGTCGGCGCCTACGGCCTGGCGCGCAATGTCGGCATTGGGCGCAAGGAAGCCAAAAAGGCCATTGACGCTTACTTTGCGGCCTATCCGGGCATCAAGCGCTACATGGACGAAACCCCAGAGCACGCCCGGCGCACTGGCGTGGTGCGCACCCTCTACGGTCGCCTGCGGCGGATGCCCGACCTGCAAAGCCGTAACTTCACGCTGCGGGCGCGGGCCGAGCGCGAAGCCATCAACGCGCCGATCCAGGGCACGGCCGCGGACTTGATGAAACTGGCCATGATTGAAGTCGCCAACCGGCTTCCGCAGGCCTTTCCCCAGGCGCGGCTCGTGCTGCAAGTTCACGACGAGTTGCTGCTCGAAGCGCCGGCCGCGGATGCCCCAGGCGTCGCAGACCTAGTCAAGTCCAGCATGGAAGGCGTCGCCAAGTTGCGCGTCCCGCTGACCGTCGAAGCGCGCATCGGCGCGAACTGGCTCGAAGCCAAGTAG
- the murA gene encoding UDP-N-acetylglucosamine 1-carboxyvinyltransferase — MPTRYDIAGGRPLQGTLRVSGAKNAALKMIVAALIADGVTTLHNVPRITDVEITLKLCEELGARYAWRDETTVEIDARHVCNPVIPLKYSGSTRTPILFVSPLLHRLGRAELTTIGGCSIGPRPINYHIAGLRQLGVRVEESSRTAYQFHADQLHGNIITLEYPSVGATENLLMASVGARGRTVIRNAAIEPEILNLAGMLQAMGAVVYQDVNRTWIVEGASRFRAVEYEVMDDRIEAASFAACAVATGGEVFISGAVQRDLVTFLDWLRKVGGEFDILPTGIRFYRDGKLRPVNLETDVHPGFMTDWQPPFVVLLTQAEGISVVHETVYESRFGYVEALVSMGAHIQLTNDCLGSRECRFTNKNYLHSALISGPTPLRGSVLHIPDLRAGFAYVMAALMATGESQIYGTEFVQRGYADLIGKLRSVGAEIVETPVEVMETS; from the coding sequence ATGCCAACCCGCTACGATATTGCCGGAGGTCGTCCGTTACAGGGTACGTTGCGTGTGTCGGGCGCGAAAAATGCCGCGCTCAAGATGATTGTGGCGGCGCTTATCGCCGATGGTGTGACCACTCTCCACAACGTCCCGCGCATTACCGATGTCGAAATCACGCTCAAGCTCTGCGAGGAACTTGGTGCGCGTTACGCCTGGCGCGATGAGACCACGGTTGAAATTGATGCCCGACACGTCTGCAATCCGGTCATCCCGCTCAAGTACAGTGGCTCGACCCGGACGCCAATTTTATTTGTCTCGCCTTTGCTGCACCGGCTTGGGCGCGCCGAGCTGACGACGATCGGCGGCTGTTCGATTGGGCCGCGCCCCATCAACTACCACATTGCCGGATTGCGTCAGCTTGGCGTACGGGTTGAGGAATCTTCACGCACCGCCTATCAGTTTCACGCCGACCAGCTTCACGGCAACATCATCACGTTGGAGTACCCCAGCGTTGGGGCGACGGAAAACCTGCTGATGGCGTCTGTTGGCGCGCGCGGGCGAACGGTCATCCGCAATGCCGCCATCGAGCCGGAAATCCTGAATCTGGCCGGCATGCTGCAAGCCATGGGGGCCGTGGTCTATCAGGATGTCAACCGAACCTGGATTGTGGAAGGCGCTTCCCGGTTTCGCGCCGTTGAGTATGAAGTGATGGATGACCGCATCGAAGCCGCTTCGTTTGCGGCCTGTGCGGTGGCAACTGGCGGCGAGGTGTTCATCAGCGGGGCCGTCCAGCGCGATCTGGTGACGTTTTTGGACTGGCTGCGCAAGGTTGGCGGCGAGTTTGACATTCTCCCAACCGGCATTCGGTTTTACCGCGATGGAAAGCTCCGGCCGGTCAACCTGGAAACGGATGTTCATCCGGGCTTCATGACTGACTGGCAGCCGCCCTTCGTCGTGCTGCTCACCCAGGCGGAAGGGATTTCGGTCGTTCACGAGACGGTTTATGAAAGCCGGTTCGGTTATGTCGAGGCGCTGGTTTCAATGGGCGCGCACATCCAGCTTACCAACGATTGTCTGGGAAGCCGTGAGTGCCGATTTACCAACAAAAATTATCTGCACAGTGCCTTGATTTCAGGGCCAACACCACTGCGCGGGAGTGTGTTGCACATTCCAGACCTGCGGGCCGGATTTGCCTATGTGATGGCCGCGCTCATGGCAACTGGTGAGAGCCAAATTTACGGAACGGAGTTTGTCCAGCGCGGTTATGCCGATTTGATTGGCAAGCTCCGTAGCGTTGGAGCCGAGATTGTCGAGACGCCAGTGGAAGTGATGGAAACATCGTGA
- a CDS encoding phosphoribosylanthranilate isomerase — protein sequence MIIKRFHATTLATALERIKAASKWEATMVKTQVSGIMTYQDATLALDAGADALAFDLNPRSEYHVAPAAIREIADRLPPFVPVVGVFHNEFNFEALRSMVEAAKVSVIQLDGNESADYCRQLSAWRLIKKLRVGEDFDIERVKAYPTAAVILEGESTDGQGGRLFDWRYAAAAKQYVRIILSGGLTSENVATAIRTVKPYAVNVREGVESTPGRKDRIKLQTFMIEVERGKQEAARSTTGRLPRLDF from the coding sequence ATGATAATCAAACGCTTTCACGCAACAACCTTGGCAACGGCTTTGGAGCGCATCAAAGCCGCCTCGAAGTGGGAGGCAACCATGGTCAAAACGCAAGTCAGCGGCATTATGACCTATCAGGACGCAACACTCGCCTTGGACGCCGGGGCGGATGCGTTGGCCTTTGACCTCAACCCACGCAGCGAATACCACGTTGCCCCGGCCGCCATCCGCGAGATTGCCGACCGCTTGCCGCCATTCGTGCCGGTCGTCGGCGTCTTTCACAATGAGTTCAACTTTGAGGCGCTGCGCTCCATGGTCGAGGCGGCCAAGGTCTCGGTCATTCAGCTCGACGGCAATGAAAGCGCCGACTACTGCCGTCAACTGAGCGCCTGGCGGCTGATCAAGAAACTGCGGGTAGGTGAAGACTTTGACATCGAGCGCGTGAAAGCCTACCCGACGGCGGCGGTCATCCTCGAAGGGGAATCAACGGATGGGCAGGGTGGACGACTGTTCGACTGGCGTTATGCCGCTGCGGCCAAGCAGTATGTCCGAATCATCCTGTCGGGTGGATTGACGAGCGAGAACGTGGCAACGGCGATTCGGACGGTCAAGCCATACGCCGTCAACGTTCGGGAAGGCGTTGAGTCCACCCCCGGACGCAAGGACCGCATCAAGCTCCAGACCTTCATGATTGAAGTCGAACGTGGCAAACAAGAAGCAGCGCGTTCGACGACGGGACGCTTACCCCGCCTCGATTTTTAG
- a CDS encoding radical SAM protein: protein MAKDVAHDIDPATQLHLTYVYGPVPSRRLGLSLGVNPLPVETKVCNFDCPYCECGWTVSDRPAGRLPSVAVLGEQLRAKLSQCRAQGHRLDAITFAGNGEPTLHPRFHDIIELACHLRDEYAPTAKVAVLTNATRLRQPDVRAGLQRADIRQFKLDAGTEAMFRRVDRPFGQLTLARIVDDMCTFDAPKMLQSMFFRGVSHGAPLDNTTPEEVEAWLAHVKRIQPTEVHLYSLDRTPAEPTLEKVSTAELEAIAERVRGLGIPALVF from the coding sequence ATGGCAAAAGACGTGGCCCACGATATTGATCCGGCGACGCAACTGCATTTGACCTACGTCTATGGCCCGGTGCCGTCGCGGCGGCTTGGGCTGAGTTTGGGCGTCAACCCCCTGCCGGTTGAGACCAAGGTTTGTAACTTCGATTGTCCCTACTGCGAATGTGGCTGGACGGTTTCTGACCGTCCAGCCGGCCGTCTGCCCAGCGTGGCCGTGCTTGGCGAGCAGCTTCGAGCAAAGCTCAGTCAGTGCCGGGCGCAGGGACACCGACTCGACGCGATAACCTTTGCCGGCAACGGCGAGCCAACCCTGCATCCGCGCTTCCACGACATTATCGAACTGGCCTGCCACCTGCGTGACGAATATGCCCCAACCGCCAAGGTGGCCGTGCTGACCAACGCCACCCGCCTGCGTCAGCCTGATGTCCGAGCCGGCTTGCAGCGGGCCGATATTCGCCAGTTCAAGCTCGACGCCGGAACAGAAGCCATGTTCCGCCGCGTTGACCGTCCCTTCGGTCAGCTCACGCTGGCGCGGATCGTGGATGACATGTGCACCTTTGACGCCCCCAAGATGCTCCAGAGCATGTTCTTTCGCGGCGTATCACATGGCGCGCCGCTCGACAACACGACGCCGGAAGAAGTTGAAGCTTGGTTGGCTCACGTCAAGCGCATTCAGCCAACCGAGGTACACCTGTACAGCCTTGACCGGACACCGGCCGAGCCAACCTTGGAAAAGGTTTCGACCGCGGAACTCGAAGCCATTGCCGAGCGTGTGCGCGGGCTGGGAATTCCGGCCTTAGTCTTTTAG
- the wecB gene encoding non-hydrolyzing UDP-N-acetylglucosamine 2-epimerase has product MKVCSVVGARPNFVKLAPLARELSRRPQFKHIIIHTGQHYDASLADAFFSDLGIPPPGHALGIGSGTATTQTARTMLALEPILRDQRPDWVVVVGDVNATLAATLTAVQCGLRTAHVEAGLRSHDRTMPEEINRRLVDAVADLLLTPSADADDNLQREGVPPERIRRVGNVMVDSLLWALPHAAQSPILSHLGLTAGAYAVATLHRPSNVDDPATLQGLVWALAQLAQRLPVVFPVHPRTQARLDGLALPKTPRLRYLPPLGYLDFLQLWRQARLVLTDSGGLQEETTVLGIPCLTLRATTERPITVWEGTNRIVGTAPDAILSAAEHILTQPYPVASRRPDLWDGRTAERIVDALLEAC; this is encoded by the coding sequence ATGAAAGTTTGCAGCGTGGTCGGCGCGCGTCCCAACTTCGTCAAGCTAGCGCCACTGGCCCGTGAGCTTTCCCGACGGCCGCAGTTCAAACACATCATCATTCACACCGGACAACACTACGATGCGTCCCTGGCCGACGCTTTCTTCAGTGACCTGGGCATTCCTCCACCTGGCCACGCCCTGGGTATCGGGTCGGGAACGGCCACCACGCAAACGGCCCGCACCATGCTGGCCCTTGAGCCGATTCTACGGGACCAACGCCCGGACTGGGTCGTGGTCGTAGGTGATGTCAATGCCACGCTGGCCGCGACGCTCACCGCCGTGCAGTGCGGCCTGCGGACGGCGCACGTCGAAGCCGGACTCCGCAGCCATGACCGAACGATGCCGGAAGAAATCAATCGCCGCCTCGTGGATGCGGTCGCTGACTTACTGCTCACGCCCAGCGCCGACGCGGATGACAACCTGCAACGGGAAGGCGTGCCGCCAGAGCGTATCCGGCGCGTTGGAAATGTCATGGTGGATAGCCTGTTGTGGGCGTTGCCGCATGCGGCGCAGTCGCCAATTTTGAGCCACCTTGGTCTGACGGCGGGCGCGTATGCCGTCGCCACGCTGCACCGCCCGTCAAATGTGGATGATCCAGCCACGTTGCAGGGGCTTGTCTGGGCCCTGGCGCAGTTGGCGCAGCGCCTTCCGGTCGTTTTTCCCGTCCACCCACGCACCCAAGCTCGGCTGGACGGGCTGGCTCTGCCGAAGACGCCACGGTTGCGCTACCTACCACCGCTTGGTTACTTGGATTTTCTCCAACTCTGGCGGCAGGCGCGCTTGGTCCTGACCGATTCCGGCGGCTTGCAAGAGGAAACGACCGTCCTGGGTATCCCGTGCTTGACCCTCCGCGCGACAACGGAACGGCCCATCACCGTTTGGGAAGGCACAAACCGGATCGTTGGCACGGCGCCCGATGCGATTTTGTCTGCCGCTGAACACATTCTGACGCAGCCCTACCCGGTTGCGTCACGCCGCCCGGACCTTTGGGACGGCCGCACCGCCGAGCGGATCGTGGATGCCTTGCTGGAAGCTTGTTGA
- a CDS encoding tetratricopeptide repeat protein produces the protein MESRHRHSRNFLPSRWVGGACSLLALGVYANTFQHGFAFDDLGLILHNPTIIDWRQIPALFAQGYWGHKVGGGGNYRPLTVTTFALEYGLWGSHPTGYHVVNVLLHACNTWLLFHLLRLYRASLGIAGIAALVFAVHPVHVEAVASIVGRAELLGFFCGSLMWWSWRRATCVHRLVSGWRLLAVAAYLGALLSKENFIVLPAALWLAEALRARRRLTSLRAWSRLTLPFGSLALALVPYFGLRALANEGVEQVSGVGNIPLDGYTLGQRVVTMASAGLEWYRLLLIGYPLKPWYDGFNVNIEPTWTWRTTIGLCLTLALILIGLAAWRRAPLVSFGLGLWFITLALVSNIPIPLGTLIAERWLYAPSVGYAIAVSYGAFFLWRRPANGYRALVVVWLGVMVGSYTYGTTRRNMDWKNHFTLFRRFIQTDPTHAIGYVNVASCLVETNVPLARALYEKALTLDERLLIPRLQLAEFDLDEGRLPEACARLRRLLNEEPPDLPLPSQDWALAHALSARALATTGQADAALQEALTAQRYAPAEPRVLITVGRTFTQLGHYAAATQAFQHLVTLFPDETDYRRYLGESLLAEQRPAEAIRELEAVLRARPNDDSARRLLDEARHRRVAP, from the coding sequence ATGGAGTCAAGGCACAGACACAGCCGTAATTTTCTACCTTCCCGCTGGGTCGGCGGCGCGTGCAGTCTGCTGGCACTAGGTGTCTATGCTAACACCTTCCAGCATGGCTTTGCCTTTGACGACCTGGGACTCATTCTCCATAACCCGACCATCATTGATTGGCGACAGATTCCAGCCTTGTTTGCCCAAGGCTACTGGGGCCACAAAGTTGGGGGCGGCGGCAACTATCGCCCACTGACGGTAACGACCTTTGCCCTCGAATATGGGCTTTGGGGATCCCATCCAACCGGTTACCATGTCGTCAACGTCCTCCTGCATGCGTGCAACACCTGGTTGCTGTTTCATCTCCTACGCTTGTATCGAGCGTCGCTAGGGATTGCCGGTATCGCTGCACTCGTTTTTGCTGTTCACCCAGTTCACGTAGAGGCTGTTGCCAGCATTGTCGGTCGAGCTGAGTTGCTCGGATTCTTTTGTGGCAGCTTGATGTGGTGGAGCTGGCGGCGCGCTACCTGTGTTCATCGTCTCGTCAGTGGCTGGCGGCTCCTTGCGGTGGCTGCGTACTTAGGGGCGCTGCTCTCCAAAGAAAACTTCATTGTCCTTCCGGCGGCCCTCTGGCTGGCAGAGGCGCTCCGGGCGCGCCGGCGACTGACCAGCCTGAGAGCTTGGTCACGGCTCACGTTACCATTTGGCAGCTTGGCGCTGGCGCTCGTGCCGTACTTTGGACTGCGGGCACTGGCCAACGAGGGCGTTGAGCAAGTTTCCGGGGTCGGGAATATCCCGCTGGATGGCTACACGCTGGGCCAGCGTGTCGTCACGATGGCGAGCGCCGGACTCGAGTGGTACCGCTTGCTCCTGATTGGTTATCCACTCAAGCCTTGGTACGACGGTTTCAATGTCAACATCGAACCGACCTGGACCTGGCGTACGACGATCGGACTGTGTTTGACGCTGGCGCTTATCCTGATTGGGCTGGCAGCTTGGCGCCGTGCGCCGTTAGTCTCGTTTGGGCTTGGACTTTGGTTTATCACGCTGGCGCTGGTCAGTAACATACCCATCCCGCTTGGGACGCTCATTGCCGAGCGCTGGCTCTACGCGCCGTCGGTTGGTTATGCCATCGCCGTTAGCTATGGAGCGTTCTTCTTGTGGCGTCGTCCGGCTAATGGCTATCGCGCCTTGGTTGTGGTCTGGTTAGGGGTTATGGTTGGAAGCTACACGTATGGCACGACGCGCCGAAACATGGATTGGAAAAATCATTTCACGCTTTTTCGACGCTTCATTCAAACCGACCCAACTCACGCGATCGGCTATGTCAATGTTGCCAGTTGTCTAGTTGAAACGAACGTGCCGCTGGCGCGTGCGCTTTACGAAAAGGCACTGACGCTCGACGAGCGGCTCCTGATTCCCCGGCTTCAGTTGGCTGAGTTTGACCTTGACGAAGGACGCCTGCCTGAAGCGTGTGCGCGTTTGCGGCGGCTGCTGAATGAAGAACCCCCCGACCTGCCACTCCCATCCCAAGACTGGGCCTTGGCGCATGCTCTGTCGGCGCGGGCGTTGGCGACGACCGGCCAGGCGGATGCCGCCTTGCAGGAAGCGCTGACGGCGCAGCGCTATGCTCCCGCCGAACCCAGAGTGCTTATCACCGTGGGCCGAACCTTCACCCAGCTCGGACACTACGCTGCTGCAACGCAAGCCTTTCAACATCTGGTAACGCTTTTCCCCGATGAAACCGATTACCGTCGCTACCTTGGCGAAAGCTTGCTCGCTGAACAGCGCCCAGCCGAAGCCATCCGCGAGCTGGAAGCCGTGCTGCGCGCGCGCCCAAACGATGACAGTGCGCGACGGCTGCTCGACGAAGCCCGGCACCGCCGGGTGGCACCCTGA